From a single Capsicum annuum cultivar UCD-10X-F1 chromosome 12, UCD10Xv1.1, whole genome shotgun sequence genomic region:
- the LOC107849318 gene encoding uncharacterized protein LOC107849318: protein MACTALSLDDFLGLEFTPKMTRMDYLLLVSEVAWLKSLIGEEDNLIAERHEQFRLKKEERITHNIKSILSSFPHVLDHQENSILGFVIPKGKRSMRNTRARKFTEQFFCNGGKSMIKKAVENNSDEREINWGVGVSDQEFFRLEKSSQKRVVQENRVFKINRRGSDNFALERQFPIIRKRSRELANEDQQRFRKKAKRNIIVRVEVPPVAIINRELDIDFKKKIDQTGGSLESVKLVIEKRLFMSDVKRVEGRFSIPQKQVNSVFLEPEEDERLNMRNGDNMCEMRVKLIEPSGEIGEINLRKWFMNKENGNTSLSYVLVTYWNEVVKTNDLKIGTKVQLWAFRKSTDLCFALVKLED, encoded by the coding sequence ATGGCTTGCACAGCATTGAGTCTAGACGATTTTTTGGGCTTGGAGTTTACGCCCAAAATGACTCGAATGGACTATTTACTGCTTGTTTCTGAAGTTGCCTGGTTGAAATCCTTGATTGGTGAAGAAGACAACTTAATTGCTGAACGACACGAACAATTCCGTCTCAAGAAAGAAGAAAGGATCACTCACAATATTAAGTCCATATTGTCTTCATTCCCACATGTTCTTGACCATCAAGAAAATTCAATTCTTGGTTTTGTCATCCCCAAGGGGAAACGATCAATGCGGAACACTAGGGCAAGAAAATTTACTGAGCAATTCTTCTGCAATGGTGGAAAATCGATGATCAAGAAAGCTGTGGAAAATAACTCTGACGAAAGGGAAATCAATTGGGGTGTTGGTGTCAGCGATCAAGAATTCTTTCGTCTCGAAAAGTCGTCACAAAAACGTGTAGTGCAAGAGAACAGAGTGTTCAAAATCAATAGGAGGGGCAGTGATAATTTTGCATTAGAAAGACAATTTCCCATTATAAGAAAAAGATCACGCGAATTAGCCAATGAAGATCAACAACGCTTCAGAAAGAAGGCAAAGAGGAACATTATTGTTAGGGTTGAAGTCCCTCCTGTTGCAATAATCAACAGAGAATTGGATATTGATTTCAAGAAAAAGATTGATCAAACAGGGGGTTCACTTGAATCAGTTAAATTGGTGATTGAAAAAAGACTATTCATGAGTGATGTTAAACGAGTAGAGGGCAGATTTTCAATCCCACAAAAACAGGTGAATTCTGTGTTTCTTGAACCAGAAGAAGATGAACGTTTGAACATGCGCAATGGGGACAATATGTGTGAGATGAGAGTGAAGTTAATCGAGCCTTCGGGTGAAATAGGTGAAATCAATCTGAGAAAATGGTTCATGAACAAAGAAAATGGAAACACAAGTTTGAGTTATGTGTTGGTGACTTACTGGAATGAAGTTGTGAAAACGAATGATCTGAAAATTGGTACTAAGGTGCAACTGTGGGCATTCAGAAAGAGTACTGACTTGTGTTTTGCATTGGTGAAACTTGAAGATTGA
- the LOC124889587 gene encoding uncharacterized protein LOC124889587 produces MAEVLSGDNFIEWKEKVLLTLGCSNLDLKLHVEETSNPMESSTPEAKVFYERWERFNRLSLMFIKAHISQSIRGSIPNNDNVKAYVKAIHEQFVSSDNALASTLMKSSQV; encoded by the exons ATGGCTGAAG TATTGTCTGGTGACAACTTTATTGAATGGAAGGAGAAAGTCCTTCTCACTTTAGGGTGTTCGAATCTGGATCTGAAACTTCATGTGGAAGAAACATCTAATCCCATGGAATCAAGTACGCCAGAGGCTAAGGTTTTTTATGAGCGGTGGGAGCGATTTAATCGCTTGAGCTTAATGTTCATAAAGGCTCATATAAGTCAAAGCATTAGGGGTTCTATCCCTAACAACGACAATGTCAAAGCTTACGTGAAGGCAATTCATGAACAATTTGTAAGCTCTGACAACGCGTTGGCCAGTACCCTTATGAAGAGTTCTCAAGTGTGA